A region of Arabidopsis thaliana chromosome 5, partial sequence DNA encodes the following proteins:
- the SQP1 gene encoding FAD/NAD(P)-binding oxidoreductase family protein (SQP1; FUNCTIONS IN: squalene monooxygenase activity; INVOLVED IN: sterol biosynthetic process; LOCATED IN: endomembrane system, integral to membrane; EXPRESSED IN: 21 plant structures; EXPRESSED DURING: 12 growth stages; CONTAINS InterPro DOMAIN/s: Squalene epoxidase (InterPro:IPR013698); BEST Arabidopsis thaliana protein match is: squalene monoxygenase 6 (TAIR:AT5G24160.1); Has 1807 Blast hits to 1807 proteins in 277 species: Archae - 0; Bacteria - 0; Metazoa - 736; Fungi - 347; Plants - 385; Viruses - 0; Other Eukaryotes - 339 (source: NCBI BLink).) produces MAFTNVCLWTLLAFMLTWTVFYVTNRGKKATQLADAVVEEREDGATDVIIVGAGVGGSALAYALAKDGRRVHVIERDLREPERIMGEFMQPGGRLMLSKLGLEDCLEGIDAQKATGMTVYKDGKEAVASFPVDNNNFPFDPSARSFHNGRFVQRLRQKASSLPNVRLEEGTVKSLIEEKGVIKGVTYKNSAGEETTALAPLTVVCDGCYSNLRRSLNDNNAEVLSYQVGFISKNCQLEEPEKLKLIMSKPSFTMLYQISSTDVRCVFEVLPNNIPSISNGEMATFVKNTIAPQVPLKLRKIFLKGIDEGEHIKAMPTKKMTATLSEKKGVILLGDAFNMRHPAIASGMMVLLSDILILRRLLQPLSNLGNAQKISQVIKSFYDIRKPMSATVNTLGNAFSQVLVASTDEAKEAMRQGCYDYLSSGGFRTSGMMALLGGMNPRPISLIYHLCAITLSSIGHLLSPFPSPLRIWHSLRLFGLAMKMLVPHLKAEGVSQMLFPVNAAAYSKSYMAATAL; encoded by the exons ATGGCCTTTACGAACGTTTGCCTATGGACGCTACTCGCCTTCATGCTGACTTGGACAGTGTTCTACGTCACAAACAGGGGGAAGAAGGCGACGCAGTTGGCGGATGCGGTGGTTGAAGAGCGAGAAGACGGTGCTACTGACGTTATCATCGTTGGGGCTGGAGTAGGCGGCTCGGCTCTCGCATATGCTCTTGCTAAG GACGGGCGTCGAGTCCATGTAATAGAGAGGGACCTGAGAGAACCAGAGAGAATCATGGGTGAGTTTATGCAACCAGGAGGACGACTCATGCTCTCTAAGCTTGGTCTTGAAG attgTTTGGAGGGAATAGATGCCCAAAAAGCCACGGGCATGACAGTTTATAAGGACGGAAAAGAAGCAGTCGCATCTTTTCCCGTGGACAACAacaattttccttttgatcCTTCGGCTCGATCTTTTCACAATGGCCGATTCGTCCAACGATTGCGGCAAAAGGCTTCTTCTCTTCCCAA TGTGCGCCTGGAAGAAGGAACGGTGAAGTCtttgatagaagaaaaaggagtGATCAAAGGAGTGACATACAAAAATAGCGCAGGCGAAGAAACAACAGCCTTGGCACCTCTCACTGTAGTATGCGACGGTTGCTACTCAAACCTTCGCCGGTCTCTTAATGACAACAAT GCGGAGGTTCTGTCATACCAAGTTGGTTTTATCTCAAAGAACTGTCAGCTTGAAGAACCCGAAAAGTTAAAGTTGATAATGTCTAAACCCTCCTTCACCATGTTGTATCAAATCAGCAGCACCGACGTTCGTTGTGTTTTTGAAGTTCTCCCCAACAACATTCCTTCTATTTCAAATGGTGAAATGGCTACTTTCGTGAAGAACACTATTGCTCCTCAG GTACCTTTAAAACTCcgcaaaatatttttgaaagggATTGATGAAGGAGAACATATAAAAGCCATGCcaacaaagaagatgacaGCTACTTTGAGCGAGAAGAAAGGAGTGATTTTATTGGGAGATGCATTCAACATGCGTCATCCAGCAATCGCATCTGGAATGATGGTTTTATTATCTGACATTCTCATTCTACGCCGTCTTCTCCAGCCATTAAGCAACCTTGGCAATGCGCAAAAAATCTCACAAGTTATCAAGTCCTTTTATGATATCCGCAAG cCAATGTCAGCGACAGTTAACACGTTAGGAAATGCATTCTCTCAAGTGCTAGTTGCATCGACGGACGAAGCAAAAGAGGCAATGAGACAAGGTTGCTATGATTACCTCTCTAGTGGTGGGTTTCGCACGTCAGGGATGATGGCTTTGCTAGGCGGCATGAACCCTCGTCCGATCTCTCTCATCTATCATCTATGTGCTATCACTCTATCCTCCATTGGCCATCTACTCTCTCCATTTCCCTCTCCCCTTCGCATTTGGCATAGCCTTCGACTTTTTGGT TTGGCTATGAAAATGTTGGTTCCCCATCTCAAGGCTGAAGGAGTTAGCCAAATGTTGTTTCCAGTCAACGCCGCCGCGTATAGCAAAAGCTATATGGCTGCAACGGCTCTCTAA
- the SQP1 gene encoding FAD/NAD(P)-binding oxidoreductase family protein (SQP1; FUNCTIONS IN: squalene monooxygenase activity; INVOLVED IN: sterol biosynthetic process; LOCATED IN: endomembrane system, integral to membrane; EXPRESSED IN: 21 plant structures; EXPRESSED DURING: 12 growth stages; CONTAINS InterPro DOMAIN/s: Squalene epoxidase (InterPro:IPR013698), FAD dependent oxidoreductase (InterPro:IPR006076); BEST Arabidopsis thaliana protein match is: squalene monoxygenase 6 (TAIR:AT5G24160.1); Has 2284 Blast hits to 2284 proteins in 651 species: Archae - 9; Bacteria - 1118; Metazoa - 141; Fungi - 244; Plants - 174; Viruses - 0; Other Eukaryotes - 598 (source: NCBI BLink).) has translation MAFTNVCLWTLLAFMLTWTVFYVTNRGKKATQLADAVVEEREDGATDVIIVGAGVGGSALAYALAKDGRRVHVIERDLREPERIMGEFMQPGGRLMLSKLGLEDCLEGIDAQKATGMTVYKDGKEAVASFPVDNNNFPFDPSARSFHNGRFVQRLRQKASSLPNVRLEEGTVKSLIEEKGVIKGVTYKNSAGEETTALAPLTVVCDGCYSNLRRSLNDNNAEVLSYQVGFISKNCQLEEPEKLKLIMSKPSFTMLYQISSTDVRCVFEVLPNNIPSISNGEMATFVKNTIAPQVPLKLRKIFLKGIDEGEHIKAMPTKKMTATLSEKKGVILLGDAFNMRHPAIASGMMVLLSDILILRRLLQPLSNLGNAQKISQVIKSFYDIRKPMSATVNTLGNAFSQVLVASTDEAKEAMRQGCYDYLSSGGFRTSGMMALLGGMNPRPISLIYHLCAITLSSIGHLLSPFPSPLRIWHSLRLFVGYENVGSPSQG, from the exons ATGGCCTTTACGAACGTTTGCCTATGGACGCTACTCGCCTTCATGCTGACTTGGACAGTGTTCTACGTCACAAACAGGGGGAAGAAGGCGACGCAGTTGGCGGATGCGGTGGTTGAAGAGCGAGAAGACGGTGCTACTGACGTTATCATCGTTGGGGCTGGAGTAGGCGGCTCGGCTCTCGCATATGCTCTTGCTAAG GACGGGCGTCGAGTCCATGTAATAGAGAGGGACCTGAGAGAACCAGAGAGAATCATGGGTGAGTTTATGCAACCAGGAGGACGACTCATGCTCTCTAAGCTTGGTCTTGAAG attgTTTGGAGGGAATAGATGCCCAAAAAGCCACGGGCATGACAGTTTATAAGGACGGAAAAGAAGCAGTCGCATCTTTTCCCGTGGACAACAacaattttccttttgatcCTTCGGCTCGATCTTTTCACAATGGCCGATTCGTCCAACGATTGCGGCAAAAGGCTTCTTCTCTTCCCAA TGTGCGCCTGGAAGAAGGAACGGTGAAGTCtttgatagaagaaaaaggagtGATCAAAGGAGTGACATACAAAAATAGCGCAGGCGAAGAAACAACAGCCTTGGCACCTCTCACTGTAGTATGCGACGGTTGCTACTCAAACCTTCGCCGGTCTCTTAATGACAACAAT GCGGAGGTTCTGTCATACCAAGTTGGTTTTATCTCAAAGAACTGTCAGCTTGAAGAACCCGAAAAGTTAAAGTTGATAATGTCTAAACCCTCCTTCACCATGTTGTATCAAATCAGCAGCACCGACGTTCGTTGTGTTTTTGAAGTTCTCCCCAACAACATTCCTTCTATTTCAAATGGTGAAATGGCTACTTTCGTGAAGAACACTATTGCTCCTCAG GTACCTTTAAAACTCcgcaaaatatttttgaaagggATTGATGAAGGAGAACATATAAAAGCCATGCcaacaaagaagatgacaGCTACTTTGAGCGAGAAGAAAGGAGTGATTTTATTGGGAGATGCATTCAACATGCGTCATCCAGCAATCGCATCTGGAATGATGGTTTTATTATCTGACATTCTCATTCTACGCCGTCTTCTCCAGCCATTAAGCAACCTTGGCAATGCGCAAAAAATCTCACAAGTTATCAAGTCCTTTTATGATATCCGCAAG cCAATGTCAGCGACAGTTAACACGTTAGGAAATGCATTCTCTCAAGTGCTAGTTGCATCGACGGACGAAGCAAAAGAGGCAATGAGACAAGGTTGCTATGATTACCTCTCTAGTGGTGGGTTTCGCACGTCAGGGATGATGGCTTTGCTAGGCGGCATGAACCCTCGTCCGATCTCTCTCATCTATCATCTATGTGCTATCACTCTATCCTCCATTGGCCATCTACTCTCTCCATTTCCCTCTCCCCTTCGCATTTGGCATAGCCTTCGACTTTTTG TTGGCTATGAAAATGTTGGTTCCCCATCTCAAGGCTGA
- a CDS encoding FAD/NAD(P)-binding oxidoreductase family protein (FAD/NAD(P)-binding oxidoreductase family protein; FUNCTIONS IN: oxidoreductase activity; INVOLVED IN: sterol biosynthetic process; LOCATED IN: endomembrane system; CONTAINS InterPro DOMAIN/s: FAD dependent oxidoreductase (InterPro:IPR006076); BEST Arabidopsis thaliana protein match is: squalene monoxygenase 6 (TAIR:AT5G24160.1); Has 30201 Blast hits to 17322 proteins in 780 species: Archae - 12; Bacteria - 1396; Metazoa - 17338; Fungi - 3422; Plants - 5037; Viruses - 0; Other Eukaryotes - 2996 (source: NCBI BLink).) yields MDMAFTHVCLWTLLAFVLTWTVFYVTNRKKKAPELADAAAEERRDSAADVIIVGAGVGGSALAYSLAKDGRRVLAIERDMREPERMMGEFMQPGGRLMLSKLGLEANAAAYRKSYMAASGL; encoded by the exons ATGGATATGGCCTTTACGCACGTTTGTCTATGGACGCTACTCGCCTTCGTGCTGACCTGGACGGTGTTCTACGTTACCaacaggaagaagaaggcgCCGGAATTGGCAGATGCGGCAGCAGAGGAGAGAAGAGACAGTGCTGCTGATGTTATCATCGTCGGGGCTGGAGTAGGTGGCTCGGCTCTCGCATATTCTCTTGCTAAG GACGGGCGCCGAGTACTTGCGATAGAGAGGGATATGAGAGAACCAGAGAGAATGATGGGTGAGTTTATGCAGCCAGGAGGACGACTCATGCTTTCTAAGCTTGGCCTTGAAG CAAACGCAGCCGCATATCGCAAAAGCTATATGGCCGCATCTGGTCTTTAA
- a CDS encoding FAD/NAD(P)-binding oxidoreductase family protein produces the protein MDMAFTHVCLWTLLAFVLTWTVFYVTNRKKKAPELADAAAEERRDSAADVIIVGAGVGGSALAYSLAKDGRRVLAIERDMREPERMMGEFMQPGGRLMLSKLGLEVGFENVGSPSQG, from the exons ATGGATATGGCCTTTACGCACGTTTGTCTATGGACGCTACTCGCCTTCGTGCTGACCTGGACGGTGTTCTACGTTACCaacaggaagaagaaggcgCCGGAATTGGCAGATGCGGCAGCAGAGGAGAGAAGAGACAGTGCTGCTGATGTTATCATCGTCGGGGCTGGAGTAGGTGGCTCGGCTCTCGCATATTCTCTTGCTAAG GACGGGCGCCGAGTACTTGCGATAGAGAGGGATATGAGAGAACCAGAGAGAATGATGGGTGAGTTTATGCAGCCAGGAGGACGACTCATGCTTTCTAAGCTTGGCCTTGAAG TTGGCTTTGAAAATGTTGGTTCCCCATCTCAAGGCTGA
- a CDS encoding FAD/NAD(P)-binding oxidoreductase family protein, whose product MDMAFTHVCLWTLLAFVLTWTVFYVTNRKKKAPELADAAAEERRDSAADVIIVGAGVGGSALAYSLAKDGRRVLAIERDMREPERMMGEFMQPGGRLMLSKLGLEGWSLLI is encoded by the exons ATGGATATGGCCTTTACGCACGTTTGTCTATGGACGCTACTCGCCTTCGTGCTGACCTGGACGGTGTTCTACGTTACCaacaggaagaagaaggcgCCGGAATTGGCAGATGCGGCAGCAGAGGAGAGAAGAGACAGTGCTGCTGATGTTATCATCGTCGGGGCTGGAGTAGGTGGCTCGGCTCTCGCATATTCTCTTGCTAAG GACGGGCGCCGAGTACTTGCGATAGAGAGGGATATGAGAGAACCAGAGAGAATGATGGGTGAGTTTATGCAGCCAGGAGGACGACTCATGCTTTCTAAGCTTGGCCTTGAAGGTTGGTCTCTTTTAATTTAA
- the SQE6 gene encoding squalene monooxygenase 6 (squalene monoxygenase 6 (SQE6); FUNCTIONS IN: squalene monooxygenase activity, oxidoreductase activity, FAD binding; INVOLVED IN: sterol biosynthetic process; LOCATED IN: endomembrane system, integral to membrane; EXPRESSED IN: 12 plant structures; EXPRESSED DURING: 9 growth stages; CONTAINS InterPro DOMAIN/s: Squalene epoxidase (InterPro:IPR013698), FAD dependent oxidoreductase (InterPro:IPR006076); BEST Arabidopsis thaliana protein match is: FAD/NAD(P)-binding oxidoreductase family protein (TAIR:AT5G24150.1); Has 1807 Blast hits to 1807 proteins in 277 species: Archae - 0; Bacteria - 0; Metazoa - 736; Fungi - 347; Plants - 385; Viruses - 0; Other Eukaryotes - 339 (source: NCBI BLink).), with translation MAFTHVCLWTLVAFVLTWTVFYLTNMKKKATDLADTVAEDQKDGAADVIIVGAGVGGSALAYALAKDGRRVHVIERDMREPERMMGEFMQPGGRLMLSKLGLQDCLEDIDAQKATGLAVYKDGKEADAPFPVDNNNFSYEPSARSFHNGRFVQQLRRKAFSLSNVRLEEGTVKSLLEEKGVVKGVTYKNKEGEETTALAPLTVVCDGCYSNLRRSLNDDNNAEIMSYIVGYISKNCRLEEPEKLHLILSKPSFTMVYQISSTDVRCGFEVLPENFPSIANGEMSTFMKNTIVPQVPPKLRKIFLKGIDEGAHIKVVPAKRMTSTLSKKKGVIVLGDAFNMRHPVVASGMMVLLSDILILRRLLQPLSNLGDANKVSEVINSFYDIRKPMSATVNTLGNAFSQVLIGSTDEAKEAMRQGVYDYLCSGGFRTSGMMALLGGMNPRPLSLVYHLCAITLSSIGQLLSPFPSPLRIWHSLKLFGLAMKMLVPNLKAEGVSQMLFPANAAAYHKSYMAATTL, from the exons ATGGCTTTTACGCACGTTTGTTTATGGACGTTAGTCGCCTTCGTGCTGACGTGGACGGTGTTCTACCTTAccaacatgaagaagaaggcgaCGGATTTGGCTGATACGGTGGCTGAGGATCAAAAAGACGGTGCTGCTGACGTCATTATCGTCGGGGCTGGTGTAGGTGGTTCGGCTCTCGCATATGCTCTTGCTAAG GATGGGCGTCGAGTACATGTGATCGAGAGGGACATGAGAGAACCAGAAAGAATGATGGGTGAGTTTATGCAACCTGGCGGACGACTCATGCTTTCTAAACTTGGCCTTCAAG attGCTTGGAAGACATAGATGCACAGAAAGCCACGGGTTTGGCAGTTTATAAAGATGGAAAAGAAGCAGACGCACCTTTTCCAGTGGAtaacaacaatttttcttaTGAACCTTCTGCTCGATCTTTTCACAATGGCCGATTCGTCCAACAACTGCGTCGAAAGgctttttctctttccaa TGTGCGCCTGGAAGAAGGAACGGTGAAGTCTTTACTAGAAGAAAAAGGAGTGGTCAAAGGAGTGACATACAAGAATAAAGAAGGCGAAGAAACAACAGCCTTGGCACCTCTCACTGTGGTATGCGACGGTTGCTACTCAAACCTTCGTCGGTCTCTTAATGATGACAACAAT GCTGAGATTATGTCGTACATAGTTGGTTACATCTCAAAGAATTGTCGGCTTGAAGAACCCGAAAAGCTACACTTGATATTGTCTAAACCATCTTTCACCATGGTATACCAAATAAGCAGCACTGACGTTCGTTGTGGTTTTGAGGTTCTCCCCGAAAATTTTCCTTCTATTGCAAATGGTGAAATGTCTACTTTCATGAAGAATACTATAGTTCCTCAG GTACCTCCAAAACTCcgcaaaatatttttgaaaggtATAGATGAGGGAGCACACATAAAAGTGGTGCCGGCAAAGCGCATGACATCTACTTTAAGCAAGAAGAAAGGTGTGATTGTATTGGGAGATGCATTCAATATGCGTCATCCAGTTGTTGCATCTGGAATGATGGTTTTACTGTCGGACATTCTCATTCTACGCCGTCTTCTTCAGCCATTAAGCAACCTCGGCGATGCAAACAAAGTCTCAGAAGTTATCAATTCCTTTTATGATATCCGCAAG CCAATGTCGGCGACGGTTAACACATTGGGAAATGCATTTTCTCAAGTACTAATTGGATCAACGGATGAAGCAAAAGAGGCAATGAGACAGGGTGTCTATGATTACCTTTGTAGTGGCGGGTTTCGTACGTCAGGGATGATGGCTCTGCTCGGCGGCATGAATCCTCgtcctctctctctcgtctATCATCTTTGTGCCATCACTCTATCCTCCATTGGCCAACTGCTCTCTCCATTTCCCTCTCCCCTTCGCATTTGGCATAGCCTCAAGCTTTTTGGT TTGGCCATGAAAATGTTGGTTCCCAATCTCAAAGCTGAAGGAGTTAGCCAAATGTTGTTTCCAGCAAATGCAGCCGCGTATCACAAAAGCTATATGGCTGCAACCACTCTCTAA
- the SQE6 gene encoding squalene monooxygenase 6, translating into MREPERMMGEFMQPGGRLMLSKLGLQDCLEDIDAQKATGLAVYKDGKEADAPFPVDNNNFSYEPSARSFHNGRFVQQLRRKAFSLSNVRLEEGTVKSLLEEKGVVKGVTYKNKEGEETTALAPLTVVCDGCYSNLRRSLNDDNNAEIMSYIVGYISKNCRLEEPEKLHLILSKPSFTMVYQISSTDVRCGFEVLPENFPSIANGEMSTFMKNTIVPQVPPKLRKIFLKGIDEGAHIKVVPAKRMTSTLSKKKGVIVLGDAFNMRHPVVASGMMVLLSDILILRRLLQPLSNLGDANKVSEVINSFYDIRKPMSATVNTLGNAFSQVLIGSTDEAKEAMRQGVYDYLCSGGFRTSGMMALLGGMNPRPLSLVYHLCAITLSSIGQLLSPFPSPLRIWHSLKLFGLAMKMLVPNLKAEGVSQMLFPANAAAYHKSYMAATTL; encoded by the exons ATGAGAGAACCAGAAAGAATGATGGGTGAGTTTATGCAACCTGGCGGACGACTCATGCTTTCTAAACTTGGCCTTCAAG attGCTTGGAAGACATAGATGCACAGAAAGCCACGGGTTTGGCAGTTTATAAAGATGGAAAAGAAGCAGACGCACCTTTTCCAGTGGAtaacaacaatttttcttaTGAACCTTCTGCTCGATCTTTTCACAATGGCCGATTCGTCCAACAACTGCGTCGAAAGgctttttctctttccaa TGTGCGCCTGGAAGAAGGAACGGTGAAGTCTTTACTAGAAGAAAAAGGAGTGGTCAAAGGAGTGACATACAAGAATAAAGAAGGCGAAGAAACAACAGCCTTGGCACCTCTCACTGTGGTATGCGACGGTTGCTACTCAAACCTTCGTCGGTCTCTTAATGATGACAACAAT GCTGAGATTATGTCGTACATAGTTGGTTACATCTCAAAGAATTGTCGGCTTGAAGAACCCGAAAAGCTACACTTGATATTGTCTAAACCATCTTTCACCATGGTATACCAAATAAGCAGCACTGACGTTCGTTGTGGTTTTGAGGTTCTCCCCGAAAATTTTCCTTCTATTGCAAATGGTGAAATGTCTACTTTCATGAAGAATACTATAGTTCCTCAG GTACCTCCAAAACTCcgcaaaatatttttgaaaggtATAGATGAGGGAGCACACATAAAAGTGGTGCCGGCAAAGCGCATGACATCTACTTTAAGCAAGAAGAAAGGTGTGATTGTATTGGGAGATGCATTCAATATGCGTCATCCAGTTGTTGCATCTGGAATGATGGTTTTACTGTCGGACATTCTCATTCTACGCCGTCTTCTTCAGCCATTAAGCAACCTCGGCGATGCAAACAAAGTCTCAGAAGTTATCAATTCCTTTTATGATATCCGCAAG CCAATGTCGGCGACGGTTAACACATTGGGAAATGCATTTTCTCAAGTACTAATTGGATCAACGGATGAAGCAAAAGAGGCAATGAGACAGGGTGTCTATGATTACCTTTGTAGTGGCGGGTTTCGTACGTCAGGGATGATGGCTCTGCTCGGCGGCATGAATCCTCgtcctctctctctcgtctATCATCTTTGTGCCATCACTCTATCCTCCATTGGCCAACTGCTCTCTCCATTTCCCTCTCCCCTTCGCATTTGGCATAGCCTCAAGCTTTTTGGT TTGGCCATGAAAATGTTGGTTCCCAATCTCAAAGCTGAAGGAGTTAGCCAAATGTTGTTTCCAGCAAATGCAGCCGCGTATCACAAAAGCTATATGGCTGCAACCACTCTCTAA
- the SQE6 gene encoding squalene monooxygenase 6, whose translation MAFTHVCLWTLVAFVLTWTVFYLTNMKKKATDLADTVAEDQKDGAADVIIVGAGVGGSALAYALAKDGRRVHVIERDMREPERMMGEFMQPGGRLMLSKLGLQDCLEDIDAQKATGLAVYKDGKEADAPFPVDNNNFSYEPSARSFHNGRFVQQLRRKAFSLSNVRLEEGTVKSLLEEKGVVKGVTYKNKEGEETTALAPLTVVCDGCYSNLRRSLNDDNNAEIMSYIVGYISKNCRLEEPEKLHLILSKPSFTMVYQISSTDVRCGFEVLPENFPSIANGEMSTFMKNTIVPQVPPKLRKIFLKGIDEGAHIKVVPAKRMTSTLSKKKGVIVLGDAFNMRHPVVASGMMVLLSDILILRRLLQPLSNLGDANKVSEVINSFYDIRKVSICTY comes from the exons ATGGCTTTTACGCACGTTTGTTTATGGACGTTAGTCGCCTTCGTGCTGACGTGGACGGTGTTCTACCTTAccaacatgaagaagaaggcgaCGGATTTGGCTGATACGGTGGCTGAGGATCAAAAAGACGGTGCTGCTGACGTCATTATCGTCGGGGCTGGTGTAGGTGGTTCGGCTCTCGCATATGCTCTTGCTAAG GATGGGCGTCGAGTACATGTGATCGAGAGGGACATGAGAGAACCAGAAAGAATGATGGGTGAGTTTATGCAACCTGGCGGACGACTCATGCTTTCTAAACTTGGCCTTCAAG attGCTTGGAAGACATAGATGCACAGAAAGCCACGGGTTTGGCAGTTTATAAAGATGGAAAAGAAGCAGACGCACCTTTTCCAGTGGAtaacaacaatttttcttaTGAACCTTCTGCTCGATCTTTTCACAATGGCCGATTCGTCCAACAACTGCGTCGAAAGgctttttctctttccaa TGTGCGCCTGGAAGAAGGAACGGTGAAGTCTTTACTAGAAGAAAAAGGAGTGGTCAAAGGAGTGACATACAAGAATAAAGAAGGCGAAGAAACAACAGCCTTGGCACCTCTCACTGTGGTATGCGACGGTTGCTACTCAAACCTTCGTCGGTCTCTTAATGATGACAACAAT GCTGAGATTATGTCGTACATAGTTGGTTACATCTCAAAGAATTGTCGGCTTGAAGAACCCGAAAAGCTACACTTGATATTGTCTAAACCATCTTTCACCATGGTATACCAAATAAGCAGCACTGACGTTCGTTGTGGTTTTGAGGTTCTCCCCGAAAATTTTCCTTCTATTGCAAATGGTGAAATGTCTACTTTCATGAAGAATACTATAGTTCCTCAG GTACCTCCAAAACTCcgcaaaatatttttgaaaggtATAGATGAGGGAGCACACATAAAAGTGGTGCCGGCAAAGCGCATGACATCTACTTTAAGCAAGAAGAAAGGTGTGATTGTATTGGGAGATGCATTCAATATGCGTCATCCAGTTGTTGCATCTGGAATGATGGTTTTACTGTCGGACATTCTCATTCTACGCCGTCTTCTTCAGCCATTAAGCAACCTCGGCGATGCAAACAAAGTCTCAGAAGTTATCAATTCCTTTTATGATATCCGCAAGGTGAGCATATGTACATATTAA
- a CDS encoding uncharacterized protein (unknown protein; FUNCTIONS IN: molecular_function unknown; INVOLVED IN: biological_process unknown; LOCATED IN: chloroplast; EXPRESSED IN: 22 plant structures; EXPRESSED DURING: 13 growth stages; BEST Arabidopsis thaliana protein match is: unknown protein (TAIR:AT4G23885.1); Has 30201 Blast hits to 17322 proteins in 780 species: Archae - 12; Bacteria - 1396; Metazoa - 17338; Fungi - 3422; Plants - 5037; Viruses - 0; Other Eukaryotes - 2996 (source: NCBI BLink).): protein MRRIPRIKFPQRHSISSGSGPAPGSVSGVKKNVTASSDVPAAPKNTADGGKASLQPKRTPVSDKEIESIMLGGCI from the exons ATGAGAAGAATTCCTCGTATCAAATTTCCTCAGAGACATTCTATCTCATCTg GTTCTGGACCGGCGCCGGGATCTGTTTCCGGCGTTAAGAAAAATGTGACGGCGAGTTCTGATGTTCCGGCAGCTCCGAAGAACACTGCTGATGGAGGGAAAGCATCTCTCCAGCCGAAACGTACACCTGTCTCCGACAAAGAAATCGAATCTATTATG TTGGGTGGTTGCATATGA